A single window of Bacteroidota bacterium DNA harbors:
- the recG gene encoding ATP-dependent DNA helicase RecG, translated as MSETFLDTPIEYLKGVGPSRAELLKKQLRVFTFHDLLTQYPFRYVDRTKFYKVNEINVDLPYVQLRGKISRVELVGKQRAKRFVAYFADETGTMELVWFRGLKWIADKVKPNAEFVIFGKPAIFNNKFNIAHPEIEEVSDENTRLASALQPVYNTTELMKNKGLDSRGVYKLIKTLVANISKNVPETLSDELLAEYKFISREQAFKNIHLPESPEALQRAEYRLKFEELFFIQLRLLRLKVIRSKNFKGFVFSKVGDYFNNFYSHHLPFELTNAQKHVIKEIRADMGSGKQMNRLLQGDVGSGKTLVALMTMLIAMDNGFQACIIAPTEILANQHYETISKMVGELHIKVDLLTGSTKKSERKILHAQLQSGELHILIGTHALLEDEVLFQNLGLIVIDEQHRFGVAQRARMWKKNTQPPHVLIMSATPIPRTLAMTLYGDLDVSVIDELPPGRKPISTSHKFDSQRLRVFGFMKEQIALGRQIYVVYPLIEESEKLDLKNLMDGYESIVRAFPAPGYRVSIVHGKMKPADKDFEMQRFVKGETHIMVATTVIEVGVNVPNASVMVIENAERFGLSQLHQLRGRVGRGADKSYCILLTSFKLSAESKVRIETMVRTNDGFEIAEVDLRLRGPGDLAGTQQSGVVDLKISDLVKDVQILHLARNAATVLLADDPNIEKPSNVRIANQYVRINQSKINWSRIS; from the coding sequence ATGTCCGAAACATTTCTCGATACGCCCATTGAATACCTAAAAGGTGTTGGTCCGAGCCGGGCCGAACTTTTAAAAAAGCAATTGCGTGTGTTTACTTTCCATGATCTGTTAACGCAATACCCGTTCCGGTATGTTGATCGTACTAAATTTTACAAGGTAAATGAAATAAATGTTGACCTTCCTTATGTACAACTGCGCGGAAAAATATCACGTGTGGAATTGGTGGGGAAGCAAAGAGCGAAACGTTTTGTTGCTTATTTTGCAGATGAAACAGGCACAATGGAATTGGTTTGGTTCCGCGGATTGAAGTGGATAGCTGATAAAGTAAAACCCAACGCAGAATTTGTGATATTCGGCAAACCCGCCATATTTAACAATAAGTTCAATATTGCCCACCCCGAAATTGAAGAGGTAAGCGATGAAAATACCCGCCTGGCGAGCGCCCTTCAGCCTGTTTATAATACCACCGAGCTGATGAAGAATAAAGGACTCGACAGCAGGGGTGTGTATAAGTTGATTAAAACACTTGTCGCTAACATCAGTAAAAATGTTCCCGAAACCCTTTCTGATGAATTGCTGGCGGAATACAAATTTATTTCGCGGGAGCAGGCGTTTAAAAACATTCATTTGCCTGAAAGCCCGGAGGCCTTGCAAAGGGCGGAGTACCGCTTGAAATTTGAAGAGTTGTTTTTTATACAATTGCGATTATTGCGCTTAAAAGTTATCCGCAGCAAAAATTTTAAGGGATTTGTTTTTAGTAAAGTCGGAGACTATTTTAATAATTTTTATTCCCATCATTTACCTTTTGAATTAACTAATGCCCAAAAACATGTGATCAAAGAGATTCGTGCGGATATGGGTTCAGGTAAGCAGATGAATCGTTTGTTGCAGGGCGATGTAGGGAGCGGAAAAACATTAGTGGCCTTAATGACCATGCTCATTGCGATGGATAATGGTTTTCAGGCCTGTATCATAGCTCCCACAGAAATTCTCGCCAACCAGCATTATGAAACCATAAGTAAAATGGTGGGGGAGTTGCATATAAAAGTTGACTTGCTTACAGGTTCTACAAAAAAATCGGAGCGAAAAATTTTACACGCTCAGCTGCAAAGTGGTGAGTTACATATTTTGATTGGCACACATGCTTTGCTGGAAGATGAAGTGTTGTTTCAAAATCTTGGTCTGATCGTTATTGATGAACAGCATCGTTTTGGAGTGGCTCAACGCGCGCGAATGTGGAAAAAAAATACGCAACCCCCCCATGTGCTCATTATGTCGGCAACCCCCATACCACGCACACTGGCCATGACTTTGTATGGCGATCTGGATGTGTCTGTTATTGATGAATTACCCCCTGGCCGTAAACCAATATCCACCTCACATAAGTTTGATTCGCAGCGTTTGCGTGTGTTTGGTTTTATGAAAGAGCAGATCGCTTTGGGGCGGCAGATCTATGTGGTATATCCCTTGATTGAAGAATCGGAAAAGCTTGACCTGAAAAATTTAATGGATGGGTATGAAAGCATTGTGCGGGCCTTTCCGGCACCTGGATATCGGGTAAGTATTGTACATGGGAAAATGAAGCCGGCCGATAAGGATTTCGAAATGCAGCGTTTTGTCAAAGGTGAAACTCATATAATGGTGGCTACAACTGTTATTGAAGTAGGCGTTAATGTACCAAATGCCAGCGTAATGGTGATCGAAAATGCCGAACGCTTTGGTTTGTCGCAATTGCACCAGTTGCGCGGCAGGGTAGGGCGGGGGGCCGATAAGAGTTATTGTATTTTACTTACTTCATTTAAACTGAGCGCCGAGTCAAAAGTCCGTATTGAAACAATGGTACGGACCAATGATGGTTTTGAGATCGCTGAAGTTGATCTGCGTCTTCGCGGACCCGGTGACCTGGCGGGCACACAGCAAAGTGGGGTTGTTGACCTGAAAATATCGGACCTCGTTAAAGATGTACAGATACTGCATTTGGCTCGTAATGCAGCAACAGTGCTTTTAGCCGATGATCCTAATATAGAGAAGCCTTCAAATGTACGTATTGCAAATCAGTATGTTCGTATTAATCAAAGTAAAATTAATTGGAGCAGGATAAGTTAA
- a CDS encoding type II toxin-antitoxin system VapC family toxin, whose amino-acid sequence MSGNNFLIDTNVALFLLSGNKTVANLINDKQLYISFVTQLELLGYNGISNDEISKVKQFIDECVIIDINSEIKDRVIEIRKKYAIKLPDAIIAATSIYIDAPLLSADKGFKKITALQLILIEE is encoded by the coding sequence ATGAGTGGGAATAATTTTTTAATTGATACTAATGTAGCGCTGTTTCTATTGTCAGGAAATAAAACTGTTGCTAACTTAATTAATGACAAACAACTATATATTTCCTTTGTAACGCAATTAGAATTATTGGGATACAACGGAATTTCAAATGATGAAATTTCAAAGGTTAAGCAATTTATTGATGAGTGCGTTATTATCGATATCAATTCCGAAATAAAGGATCGCGTTATCGAAATAAGAAAAAAGTACGCGATTAAACTTCCTGATGCTATTATTGCTGCCACATCAATTTATATTGATGCCCCGCTCCTTTCCGCCGACAAAGGCTTCAAAAAAATTACTGCATTGCAACTTATTCTGATTGAGGAGTAA
- a CDS encoding glycosyltransferase family 9 protein, which translates to MKKILIIRFSSIGDIVLTTPVIRCLKTQLKDVEIHYLTKKSFGSLLEGNPYVDKVHTIKENIDEAIKDLKKENFDFVVDLHHNLRSLQVKRKLKKPSSSFNKLNIEKFLMVRFKINRLPAIHIVDRYMDTVNQLNVSNDGKGLDYFIPSKDEINIGTLPETHRNGYIGFVVGAAHATKQLPVEKIISICKKLNTPIILLGGKEDEVKGDQIKKAVGDLIFNACNQYNINQSASLVKQAQKIITHDTGLMHIAAAFQKQIVSVWGNTVPEFGMYAYTGARGEGRGVRNETIEVKNLSCRPCSKIGYDKCPKGDFKCMKEIDENQIVDFLSQ; encoded by the coding sequence TTGAAAAAAATACTCATCATACGCTTTAGCTCTATAGGCGACATTGTTTTAACAACACCTGTTATACGCTGTTTAAAAACACAACTCAAGGATGTTGAGATACATTACCTAACAAAAAAAAGCTTCGGCTCTCTTTTAGAAGGTAATCCGTATGTTGACAAAGTCCACACCATTAAAGAAAACATTGACGAAGCCATTAAGGATCTCAAAAAAGAAAATTTCGATTTTGTAGTCGACCTTCACCATAACCTGCGAAGCTTACAGGTAAAGCGAAAACTTAAAAAACCATCCTCTTCATTCAACAAGCTGAATATTGAAAAATTTTTAATGGTTCGTTTTAAAATTAACAGGCTGCCTGCAATCCATATTGTCGACCGTTACATGGATACCGTCAACCAACTTAATGTAAGCAATGACGGCAAAGGCCTGGATTATTTTATCCCTTCAAAAGACGAAATAAACATCGGCACATTGCCCGAAACACACCGCAACGGATATATTGGTTTTGTAGTTGGCGCTGCGCATGCCACAAAACAATTACCCGTTGAAAAAATAATTTCCATTTGCAAAAAACTAAACACTCCGATCATTTTATTAGGCGGGAAAGAGGATGAAGTAAAAGGCGATCAGATCAAAAAGGCGGTTGGTGACCTGATCTTTAATGCCTGCAATCAATATAACATCAATCAATCCGCATCACTTGTAAAACAAGCTCAAAAAATAATCACACACGACACCGGCCTGATGCATATAGCGGCGGCCTTTCAAAAGCAAATTGTTTCTGTTTGGGGGAATACTGTTCCGGAGTTTGGGATGTATGCTTATACAGGGGCGAGGGGCGAGGGACGAGGGGTGAGGAACGAAACAATTGAGGTGAAAAATTTAAGCTGCAGGCCTTGTTCTAAGATTGGCTATGATAAATGTCCCAAAGGAGACTTTAAGTGTATGAAGGAAATTGATGAAAACCAGATCGTGGACTTCTTAAGCCAATAA
- a CDS encoding helix-turn-helix domain-containing protein, with protein MKLKPIKTEKEYNTYLNWVDGMFDKKIKPNTAEGENLQVVLLLIKDYEDRHYAIPIPNPVAAIKLKMEERGLRSKDLEPYIGNKSYVSQILSGKKPLTLSIVKALHKFLGIPAEILLA; from the coding sequence ATGAAATTAAAGCCTATTAAAACAGAAAAGGAGTACAATACATATCTTAATTGGGTGGATGGAATGTTTGACAAAAAAATAAAACCCAACACAGCTGAAGGAGAAAACCTTCAGGTTGTACTTTTGCTTATTAAGGATTATGAGGATCGGCACTATGCGATACCGATACCAAATCCGGTTGCAGCGATTAAATTGAAAATGGAAGAAAGGGGTTTAAGGAGTAAAGACCTTGAGCCATACATCGGCAATAAGAGCTATGTTTCACAAATTTTAAGCGGGAAAAAACCGCTGACCCTTTCAATTGTAAAAGCACTTCATAAGTTTCTTGGAATACCCGCTGAGATTTTATTGGCTTAA
- a CDS encoding type II toxin-antitoxin system HigB family toxin: protein MFNIIARRTLLEYCKKYPLAKNALLEWYSELLKSEFRNFNELKKIYGNASLVGDNRVVFNILGNKYRLVVRVAFEYRTMQVKWFGTHAEYDKINVSRIKYSGK, encoded by the coding sequence GTGTTTAATATCATAGCAAGAAGGACGCTATTGGAATATTGTAAAAAATATCCTTTGGCTAAGAATGCATTACTTGAGTGGTATAGTGAGTTGCTGAAAAGTGAATTTAGGAACTTTAACGAATTGAAGAAGATATATGGAAATGCGAGTTTAGTTGGAGATAACAGAGTTGTGTTTAATATATTGGGAAATAAATACAGATTGGTGGTCCGGGTTGCTTTTGAATATAGGACAATGCAGGTAAAATGGTTTGGAACGCATGCAGAATATGATAAGATCAATGTTAGTAGAATTAAATATTCAGGAAAATGA
- a CDS encoding acyl-CoA thioesterase has protein sequence MAKSKTAKESLAITTEFVLPNDTNALGNLAGGKLLHWMDITSAIAAHRHCKRVVVTASVNSVSFGHAIKLGSIVTVQAKVSRSFTSSMETFIDVWVEDAVTGERTKSNEAIYTFVAVDQNGSPLPVPELIPESEEEKERYAGALRRRQLSLILAGKMKPAEATELKALFL, from the coding sequence ATGGCAAAATCGAAAACCGCAAAGGAGTCACTGGCAATAACAACTGAGTTTGTTTTGCCCAACGACACAAACGCATTAGGCAATCTTGCCGGAGGCAAGTTGTTGCATTGGATGGATATTACCTCTGCAATAGCTGCTCACAGGCACTGTAAGCGGGTTGTAGTAACAGCTTCTGTAAATAGTGTTTCGTTTGGCCATGCAATTAAATTGGGAAGCATAGTTACTGTGCAGGCGAAAGTTTCACGTTCATTTACGTCTTCAATGGAAACATTTATCGATGTGTGGGTCGAGGATGCTGTTACCGGTGAACGGACAAAGTCTAATGAAGCTATCTACACCTTCGTTGCTGTTGATCAGAATGGCTCACCATTACCTGTTCCTGAATTGATCCCTGAAAGTGAAGAAGAAAAGGAGCGTTATGCAGGCGCTTTGCGCAGAAGACAGCTGAGTCTGATCCTTGCGGGTAAAATGAAACCCGCAGAGGCAACGGAGTTGAAGGCGCTGTTTCTTTAA
- a CDS encoding CopD family protein, with the protein MLYIKALHIIFVVTWFAGLFYIPRLFIYHTEAQDKPEPEKSILSKQFKIMQKRLWYGITWPSAILTYTFAFWLAYEMFGISFPGWLLLKLTFVFGLTLYHFQCGALYKQLQNDVFKWSAIKLRFWNEVATLFLVAIVFIVELKDFGNFWWGIVGLLIFAGLLVASIVVYGRKRKE; encoded by the coding sequence ATGTTATACATCAAAGCGCTGCACATCATATTCGTAGTGACCTGGTTTGCGGGATTATTTTATATTCCGCGCCTTTTCATCTATCATACAGAGGCCCAGGATAAGCCCGAACCCGAAAAATCAATTCTTTCCAAACAGTTTAAGATCATGCAAAAACGGCTATGGTATGGCATTACCTGGCCTTCCGCTATACTTACATACACATTCGCATTTTGGCTGGCGTATGAAATGTTCGGCATTTCTTTTCCGGGATGGCTGTTGCTTAAACTCACATTTGTTTTTGGGTTAACGCTTTATCATTTTCAATGCGGCGCCTTATACAAACAATTACAAAATGATGTATTCAAATGGTCCGCGATCAAATTGCGTTTCTGGAACGAAGTGGCGACCCTTTTTTTAGTGGCAATAGTATTTATTGTTGAACTGAAAGACTTCGGAAATTTTTGGTGGGGAATTGTTGGGTTGTTGATCTTTGCCGGATTGTTGGTGGCTTCAATAGTAGTATACGGCAGAAAGAGAAAAGAATAA
- a CDS encoding HU-CCDC81 and SPOR domain-containing protein — translation MSLMKIDKHISALLYEHDCVIVPDFGGFVTGYAAAKVHTTQHVFTPPHKNITFNKHLKSNDGLLANQIVKAENKTFSEANNIISSFVAESNGALKRGEKVTLELVGSLYLDIERNIQFEPDKSVNYLVEAFGMIAIQSLPVKRENIQERIEKKFVDREPIPQERKRRKTLAYITTALALFIATSLIWLSVGTDILKNANYSSLNPFAERIALLYKVRPEVKPALSDKDLNPGKFSLPINDTLPLATLSLIDDVDHKLVVRLHENVSVAAHEKDKTAGVNNGTKLVAGLKYHIISGCFKIESNANNFVAMMKAKNLNAAIIGKNKDGLFMVSCGDFSNKDEAENELAKVRTITAAWVYEN, via the coding sequence ATGTCCCTTATGAAAATCGATAAACACATAAGCGCCTTATTATACGAACACGATTGCGTGATCGTACCTGATTTTGGAGGATTTGTGACGGGGTATGCTGCTGCCAAAGTGCATACCACCCAGCATGTGTTTACTCCACCCCATAAAAACATTACTTTCAATAAGCATTTAAAGAGCAACGATGGCTTGTTAGCTAATCAAATAGTAAAGGCTGAAAACAAGACTTTTTCGGAAGCGAATAACATCATTAGCAGTTTTGTTGCAGAAAGTAATGGCGCATTAAAACGAGGTGAGAAGGTAACGCTTGAATTGGTCGGTTCTCTATACCTGGATATTGAGCGTAACATACAATTTGAGCCGGATAAATCGGTTAATTATTTGGTGGAAGCTTTCGGAATGATAGCAATTCAGTCATTACCTGTTAAGCGTGAGAATATACAGGAGCGTATAGAAAAGAAGTTTGTTGACCGTGAACCGATTCCGCAGGAAAGAAAGAGAAGAAAAACATTGGCTTACATTACAACCGCCCTGGCTTTGTTTATAGCTACTTCTCTTATCTGGTTGTCGGTTGGTACTGATATATTGAAAAACGCTAATTATTCATCCCTCAATCCATTTGCTGAACGGATCGCCCTGCTTTACAAAGTGCGCCCGGAAGTTAAGCCTGCATTGTCGGATAAAGATCTTAACCCTGGTAAATTTTCCTTACCCATAAATGATACGCTGCCCCTCGCAACTTTGTCCTTAATTGATGATGTTGACCATAAACTGGTGGTTCGTTTGCATGAAAATGTTTCTGTTGCCGCCCATGAGAAGGACAAAACAGCCGGCGTAAATAATGGCACTAAATTGGTGGCCGGTCTGAAATATCATATCATTAGCGGTTGTTTTAAAATTGAGTCGAACGCCAATAATTTTGTGGCCATGATGAAAGCGAAAAACCTGAATGCTGCTATAATCGGCAAAAATAAAGATGGTTTATTTATGGTAAGCTGCGGCGATTTTTCCAATAAAGACGAGGCCGAGAATGAGCTTGCCAAGGTTCGTACGATCACTGCGGCATGGGTGTATGAGAATTAA
- the radC gene encoding DNA repair protein RadC has translation METLKENLPITAWAEDDRPREKLMSKGRHVLSDAELIAILIASGNTEETAVELSKRILNSVNNNLNELGKLTINDLTKFRGIGEAKAISIIAALELGRRRKETEVIKREKITTSAGVYEIFKSLLLDLPHEEFWVLLLSRSGNIIKKEMISRGGVSGTVVDSKIIFKSAVENLACSVILCHNHPSGNTKPSEQDIQITKKLKEAGRLLEIPVLDHVIVSETGYYSFADEGMM, from the coding sequence ATGGAAACATTAAAGGAAAATCTTCCAATTACGGCCTGGGCTGAAGATGACCGGCCCCGCGAAAAACTCATGAGTAAAGGCCGTCATGTATTAAGTGATGCCGAGTTGATCGCTATTCTAATAGCAAGCGGAAATACAGAAGAAACAGCGGTTGAGCTTTCAAAACGTATTTTAAATTCAGTGAATAACAATTTGAATGAGCTGGGAAAGCTAACAATAAATGACCTAACAAAATTCAGGGGAATTGGTGAAGCCAAAGCGATAAGCATTATTGCCGCGTTGGAACTTGGCCGCCGGAGAAAAGAAACAGAAGTTATAAAACGCGAAAAAATAACAACCAGTGCCGGTGTTTATGAGATATTTAAGTCACTTTTACTTGACCTGCCTCATGAAGAATTTTGGGTGCTGCTTTTAAGCCGATCTGGCAATATTATTAAAAAAGAGATGATCAGTCGTGGCGGCGTATCGGGAACGGTGGTCGATTCCAAAATAATTTTTAAATCTGCAGTAGAAAACTTAGCCTGTTCGGTTATTTTATGTCATAACCACCCATCAGGCAATACCAAACCCAGCGAACAGGATATACAAATAACAAAAAAATTAAAGGAAGCAGGAAGACTTTTGGAAATACCTGTTCTTGATCATGTTATAGTAAGCGAGACGGGGTATTATAGTTTTGCGGATGAAGGAATGATGTAG
- the wecB gene encoding UDP-N-acetylglucosamine 2-epimerase (non-hydrolyzing), which yields MLKILTIIGARPQIIKAAALSRAISKSYSDKIKEVIVHTGQHYDPNMSQVFFDELNIPAPNYNLNIGSDSHGKQTAAMIVGIEEILEKESPNCIVLYGDTNSTLAGAIAASKIHVPVVHIEAGLRSYNKAMPEEVNRILCDHVSTLLFSPTKTGYHNLMKEGFIENNPAPYTADNPKIYHCGDVMYDNSLYFSSIADQKTNIISQLKLESGQFILATIHRNTNTDDPKRLSALFSSMLKISTKSKITIVVPLHPRTAKLLDKNLPAELYKKIKEDPLIKIVPPASFLEMIALEKNCKLVMTDSGGVQKEAFFFKKPCIILRSETEWIELVECGSAIITDADENKIIAAYDLFSNKTNLNFPKLFGDGKAAEFICGEILKHC from the coding sequence ATGCTTAAAATCCTTACCATAATAGGTGCCCGTCCGCAGATCATTAAAGCTGCTGCTTTGAGCAGAGCGATAAGCAAAAGCTATTCGGATAAAATCAAAGAAGTGATCGTGCATACCGGCCAGCATTACGATCCGAACATGAGCCAGGTGTTTTTTGATGAACTCAATATTCCGGCACCAAATTATAATCTAAACATAGGTTCAGATTCTCACGGCAAGCAAACCGCTGCCATGATAGTTGGGATTGAAGAAATACTTGAAAAGGAAAGCCCCAATTGCATAGTGTTATATGGCGATACCAATTCAACATTAGCAGGTGCCATCGCGGCTTCTAAAATACATGTCCCTGTTGTACATATCGAAGCGGGCTTGCGTTCATACAATAAAGCCATGCCTGAAGAAGTGAACCGCATTTTATGCGATCATGTTTCTACATTACTCTTCTCTCCTACCAAAACCGGGTACCACAATTTAATGAAAGAAGGCTTCATTGAAAATAATCCCGCTCCTTATACAGCAGATAATCCAAAAATATATCACTGTGGTGATGTGATGTATGATAATAGTCTTTATTTCTCAAGTATTGCCGATCAGAAAACCAATATCATATCACAGCTTAAATTAGAAAGCGGACAATTTATTTTAGCGACGATTCATCGCAATACGAATACGGACGACCCGAAACGTCTTTCCGCACTATTCAGTTCTATGTTAAAGATCTCAACAAAATCAAAGATCACTATTGTAGTTCCGCTTCACCCCCGTACAGCCAAATTGCTGGATAAAAATTTGCCGGCTGAATTATATAAAAAAATAAAAGAGGATCCGCTTATAAAGATCGTGCCACCCGCTTCATTCCTTGAAATGATCGCGCTTGAAAAAAACTGTAAACTGGTGATGACCGATTCCGGTGGTGTACAAAAAGAGGCGTTTTTTTTTAAAAAGCCCTGCATTATTTTACGTTCAGAAACGGAATGGATTGAGCTTGTTGAATGCGGCAGTGCGATAATTACCGACGCAGATGAAAATAAAATTATTGCGGCTTATGATCTTTTCTCCAACAAAACAAATTTGAATTTCCCTAAATTGTTTGGCGATGGAAAGGCAGCTGAATTTATTTGCGGGGAAATTTTGAAGCACTGTTAA
- a CDS encoding type II toxin-antitoxin system RelE/ParE family toxin has protein sequence MYDYGVETFGTKAANYFIEDLYENIASLNKQFYLHPECRHLHTKTKIYRNIIKGAYLIIYRIKSDNIEILIAIRGDVSISKIKAARKVRV, from the coding sequence ATATACGACTACGGAGTTGAAACCTTTGGAACAAAAGCCGCAAATTATTTCATTGAGGATCTTTATGAAAATATCGCATCTTTAAACAAGCAATTCTATCTCCATCCTGAGTGCAGGCATCTACACACAAAGACAAAAATATATAGAAATATTATCAAAGGTGCTTACCTAATAATTTACAGAATAAAATCCGACAACATCGAAATTCTGATCGCAATCAGAGGTGATGTTAGTATTTCCAAAATAAAGGCTGCCAGAAAAGTTCGGGTATAG